In the genome of Populus trichocarpa isolate Nisqually-1 chromosome 6, P.trichocarpa_v4.1, whole genome shotgun sequence, one region contains:
- the LOC18100542 gene encoding uncharacterized protein LOC18100542 gives MNPYEHKHLRFTCQASIVDFDFPNGWWYPSCPKCNKNLSGGENNYTCMDHDAITSLPIPWFRLECIVTDGEDVTNFLLFGKTAENFFGSSAHHYVYDKKFIDPSVLPPAMAAKLNKSMIFQLRFGAFRSITNRCEVIITNIFDNSTNKSIHPLETATPEAKSSPTSKTSTPLSYMKQVLKAPSTPQNTVTQLKIAPDSLETPPQNISPNNETSINSEARRALDFEDATQQLIHEDEHDKAIEVQGNLGNIATSETFDHSLPPLKKQRATSSSSSKKN, from the exons ATGAATCCTTATGAGCacaag CATCTAAGATTCACATGTCAAGCTTCGATTGTTGACTTTGATTTTCCCAATGGCTGGTGGTATCCAAGCTGTCCAAAATGCAACAAAAATCTTAGTGGGGGCGAAAACAATTACACATGCATGGATCATGATGCTATCACCTCTCTTCCAATTCCATG gTTTCGCTTAGAATGCATTGTTACCGATGGAGAAGATGTCACTAATTTTCTTCTATTTGGGAAAACTGCTGAGAACTTTTTTGGATCATCGGCCCACCATTATGtctatgataaaaaatttattgatccCTCAGTTCTTCCTCCTGCCATGGCAGCAAAGTTAAACAAAAGCATGATTTTTCAGCTTCGATTTGGTGCTTTCAGATCCATCACCAACAGATGTGAGGTTATCATTACTAATATCTTTGACAACAGCACAAATAAGAGCATCCATCCTCTAGAAACAGCAACTCCAGAAGCTAAATCATCTCCTACATCCAAGACATCTACTCCATTAAGCTATATGAAACAGGTTCTCAAAGCTCCATCAACTCCACAAAATACTGTCACACAACTCAAGATTGCTCCTGATTCCTTGGAGACACCACCTCAGAACATATCACCAAACAATGAAACAAGCATAAACAGTGAAGCACGACGTGCACTTGATTTTGAAGATGCAACACAGCAGCTCAT TCATGAAGATGAGCATGACAAAGCAATTGAAGTCCAAGGAAACCTGGGAAACATAGCTACATCTGAGACATTTGATCACTCACTTCCACCTTTGAAAAAACAACGGGCAACATCCTCATCTTCATCGAAG AAAAACTAG